In Ruminiclostridium josui JCM 17888, the genomic window TTGTCAAGACATTCATAAGTGTGGTTTTGTGTAGCGTAGTTTTCTTTCATATACCCTCCTGAAATTTTTACTAAGTTTTATCAACGAAATACCTATTATATTATTCAGGATAGTATAAATTTATTACATATTTTTTTAATACAATAAAAAGCCGCCCTACGGCAGCTCTATTACGGAATTCTTTTCAGATGGCTTGTACAAAACAAACTTACTTCCGATAACCTGAACTACTTCGGAATTTGTCTGTTCTGCAATTTCTTCACATATGGTTTTAGTATCACATTCTGCATTTTTCAGGACAGTGGCTTTTACCAGTTCTCTAGCCTCCAGTGCATCTGAAAACTGCTTTATCATATTATCGCTTACTCCGCCTTTTCCAACCTGAAAAATGGGCTGAAGATTATTTGCAAGCGACCTCAAATAGCTTCTTTGTTTACCTGTAAGCATTGAACCCTCCATATCTGCATAGAAAATACCCATGCATAATCTTACTATCTGGTATAATCAAACTCGGTATCATATATTCTGACCGTGTCACCTTCCTCTATTCCCATCTCTTCAAGTGCCGCAATAACACCTTTTTTCTTAAGAGCTCTCTGGAAATATTGTAGTGACTCATAATTTGTAATATTAGTAGAACCGAGGACCTTTCTCAGCCATTTACCCTCAACTACATATACACCGTCTTCAATGTGTATTTCAAAAGGCTTTTCCTCTTGAGCTTTGTATACAACCTCTTCATTCTTTGTTTCATCAAGAAGAATGGTGTCTGGAAGTGTTTTTAATGTTTCTGAAACAGCATACATGAGTTCTTTCAGCCCTTTATTTGTTGCTGCAGATATTCCAAATACTCTGTATCCTCTTTTTTCAAGTTCTTCCTTAACAGCCTTGTAGTTTTCTTCTGCACCTGGTATATCCATTTTATTAGCAGCAACTATCTGTGGTCTTGTAGATAAAACTTCATTATATTTTTTTAATTCCGAATTAATGGTGTCAAAATCCTCTATTGCATCTCTGCCCTCAACCCCGGATACATCTACAACATGTATAAGGAGTTTTGTCCTCTCAACATGCCTCAAAAATTCATGACCAAGTCCAACACCTTCATGTGCCCCTTCTATAAGACCTGGGATATCAGCAATTACAAAGCTTTTACCCTGTTCTATTTGGACAACTCCAAGGTTAGGAACCAACGTTGTAAAGTGGTAGTTTGCAATTTTGGGCTTGGCAGCAGAAACCATTGAGAGTATTGTGGACTTACCCACATTGGGATATCCTAAAAGTCCAACATCAGCTATCATCTTTAATTCAAGAATCAAGTTGAATTCTTCTCCGAGATCTCCGCTTTTCGCAAAATTAGGTACCTGCCTTGTAGGAGTGGCAAAGTGCTGATTACCTTTTCCACCCTTTCCGCCTTTTGCTATAACACATGTTTGACCGGGCTTTATCAAATCAACAAGTACCATACCTGTCGCTTCGTCCTTTACCATAGTGCCACGAGGAACCTTTATTATTAAATCTTCCCCGTTTTTCCCGGAACAGTTTGACGGTCCTCCATCATGTCCTGACTCAGCCTTGAAGTTCTTTTTGTATCTGAAGTCAATCAAGGTGTTAAGGCCTTCATCAACTACAAATATTACATCTCCGCCTTTTCCACCGTCTCCCCCGTCCGGGCCTCCGGCCGCTATGTACTTTTCACGGTGGAATGAAACCATTCCGTTTCCTCCATTACCGGCCTTGACATATATTTTAGCGCTATCTGTAAACATTTATCTTCTCTCCATAAAACAAATATTCTTTTTAACCAAATCCAGAACTCTGTTTATTTTAACCTGAAACAAATAATTTATGTGAAAAATAACTTTTATTATACGCTAAAAAGGTAGAAAATGCGTATCACATTCTCTACCTTTTTTAATGCGATAATTTTTTAATTACTCAGCAGTCACTATCATAACTTGTTTCTTATCTCTGCCAAGTCTTGCAAACTTAACCTTTCCATCCTTTAATGCAAACAAAGTATCATCTTTACCTTTTCCTACGTTTACACCAGGATGAATCTTTGTACCTCTTTGACGAACAAGAATGTTTCCTGCGAGAACGAATTGACCATCAGCTCTTTTAACACCCAGTCTTTTAGCTTCACTGTCACGTCCGTTTCTTGAACTACCAACACCTTTTTTATGAGCAAAAAGCTGTAAATTAACCTTTATCATGAGATTACACCTCCTCATCCAATACCTTCACATAGTCAGGATAAGCAAATTCTATCTGTTTGAATCCAATTTCCGCAGTAGCCATTATTACATTGGCATCATGCCTTTTTTCAGGAGACAACTCCATGTCAAGTTTACAAGACATAAACCCGTGCTTCTGTTTAAAAAAGCTTTTTAGTCCAATCAACTCTTCAATAGCTCCAACCGCAGTATAAGCGATTGCAGAAATGGCTGAACATACAATATCGCTGCCTTCTTCAGCAAACCCTGCATGTCCTTTTACAACAAACGTCTTAATAGTTCCTGCTGCATCCTTGCCTATATTAATTTTAATCATCTAACCATTATCCTTAATTAAGCATTGATCTTTTCGATTTGAACCTTTGTATATGGTTGTCTGTGTCCCTTTTTATTTCTGATGTTCTTCTTTGCTTTGTATTTGAAAACGATAATCTTTTCACCTTTTCCGTGGTTAAGAACCTTTCCACTTACAGAAGCTGATTCAAGAACAGGAGCACCAAAGGTTACATTTCCGTCCTTTGATACAGCTAACACCTTATCAAAAGTAACTGAAGATCCTTCTTCAGCAGCGAGTTTTTCTATGAAAACTACATCGCCTTCCTGAACTTTGTACTGCTTTCCACCAGTCATTATAATTGCGTACATATATACACCTCCTAATACAAATCTCGCCGGCTTTATGACGTATATACTACATCAACAGGAGTATTCATCACAGGCAATAATTCAAATG contains:
- the obgE gene encoding GTPase ObgE, with amino-acid sequence MFTDSAKIYVKAGNGGNGMVSFHREKYIAAGGPDGGDGGKGGDVIFVVDEGLNTLIDFRYKKNFKAESGHDGGPSNCSGKNGEDLIIKVPRGTMVKDEATGMVLVDLIKPGQTCVIAKGGKGGKGNQHFATPTRQVPNFAKSGDLGEEFNLILELKMIADVGLLGYPNVGKSTILSMVSAAKPKIANYHFTTLVPNLGVVQIEQGKSFVIADIPGLIEGAHEGVGLGHEFLRHVERTKLLIHVVDVSGVEGRDAIEDFDTINSELKKYNEVLSTRPQIVAANKMDIPGAEENYKAVKEELEKRGYRVFGISAATNKGLKELMYAVSETLKTLPDTILLDETKNEEVVYKAQEEKPFEIHIEDGVYVVEGKWLRKVLGSTNITNYESLQYFQRALKKKGVIAALEEMGIEEGDTVRIYDTEFDYTR
- the yhbY gene encoding ribosome assembly RNA-binding protein YhbY, translated to MLTGKQRSYLRSLANNLQPIFQVGKGGVSDNMIKQFSDALEARELVKATVLKNAECDTKTICEEIAEQTNSEVVQVIGSKFVLYKPSEKNSVIELP
- the rpmA gene encoding 50S ribosomal protein L27 — its product is MIKVNLQLFAHKKGVGSSRNGRDSEAKRLGVKRADGQFVLAGNILVRQRGTKIHPGVNVGKGKDDTLFALKDGKVKFARLGRDKKQVMIVTAE
- the rplU gene encoding 50S ribosomal protein L21, encoding MYAIIMTGGKQYKVQEGDVVFIEKLAAEEGSSVTFDKVLAVSKDGNVTFGAPVLESASVSGKVLNHGKGEKIIVFKYKAKKNIRNKKGHRQPYTKVQIEKINA
- a CDS encoding ribosomal-processing cysteine protease Prp, producing MIKINIGKDAAGTIKTFVVKGHAGFAEEGSDIVCSAISAIAYTAVGAIEELIGLKSFFKQKHGFMSCKLDMELSPEKRHDANVIMATAEIGFKQIEFAYPDYVKVLDEEV